A single genomic interval of Paludisphaera mucosa harbors:
- a CDS encoding efflux RND transporter periplasmic adaptor subunit, translated as MKRKLLVSSVAVLVLVAGLSATLARPQWLPSWARIDPGKLPTWARFDAKAPAAAEDVGLYCEEHGVPEKFCTLCHEELKDKLMLCKEHGNLPEDVCTLCHPEVEKKYNLKMCKEHGLPESFCFKCGKGPSASLGLPDDGWCAAHAKPEALCSECAALKAEGLPLPGAKSGSAKVCRDPLPLVRLASADLARQIGIQTAEVLEEEHAHRLVANAETAYDANHYADVSPRVSGFIREVRADLGRSVKRGEVLCIVDSAEVSTIKLQYLSADAALKLAEDTYRRMSALAAQDVVPRKEEIATRTALNQAKSSLLDARQKLKNLLFDDAALEEVLRTEGTGSLIDVVSPIDGAVVLRHAVKGEAVQATAQLFAVADGSRMWLWVDVYEADVQKVKPGQAVGFSISGTGPGDGPTASGEVTWVGAEVNEQTRTARIRAELGNPDGRLRANQFGEATIQIGSSHKAVVVPKEAVQRKDKVEVVFLPEGRGVYRPQRVTTKPTDRNDVLEVTWGLKPGQEVVSKGAFLLKTEIMKGAIGAGCCE; from the coding sequence ATGAAGCGGAAACTACTCGTATCGTCCGTGGCCGTTCTCGTGTTGGTCGCCGGCCTCTCGGCGACGCTCGCCCGGCCCCAGTGGCTGCCCTCGTGGGCTCGCATCGACCCGGGCAAGCTCCCGACCTGGGCGCGTTTCGACGCCAAGGCTCCGGCCGCGGCCGAAGACGTCGGTCTCTACTGCGAGGAGCACGGGGTCCCCGAGAAGTTCTGCACCCTCTGCCACGAGGAGCTGAAGGACAAGCTCATGCTCTGCAAGGAGCACGGGAACCTCCCCGAGGACGTCTGCACGCTGTGCCACCCCGAGGTCGAGAAGAAATACAACCTGAAGATGTGCAAGGAGCACGGGCTGCCGGAGAGCTTCTGCTTCAAATGCGGCAAGGGGCCGTCGGCGTCTCTGGGGCTCCCCGACGACGGCTGGTGTGCGGCCCACGCGAAGCCGGAGGCGCTCTGCAGCGAATGCGCCGCGCTCAAGGCCGAGGGGCTGCCGCTCCCCGGTGCGAAGTCCGGGTCGGCGAAGGTCTGCCGCGACCCGTTGCCCCTCGTGCGCCTCGCCTCGGCGGACCTGGCCCGCCAGATCGGCATCCAGACGGCCGAAGTCCTCGAAGAGGAGCACGCCCACCGTCTCGTCGCGAACGCCGAGACGGCCTACGACGCGAACCATTATGCGGACGTCTCGCCCCGGGTCTCCGGCTTCATCCGCGAGGTGAGGGCCGACCTCGGCCGGTCCGTGAAGCGAGGCGAGGTCCTCTGCATAGTCGACTCCGCCGAGGTGAGCACGATCAAGCTGCAGTATCTCTCGGCCGATGCGGCCTTGAAGCTCGCGGAGGACACCTATCGCCGCATGAGCGCGCTCGCGGCCCAGGACGTGGTGCCCAGGAAGGAGGAGATCGCGACGAGGACGGCCTTGAATCAGGCCAAGTCGAGCCTGCTCGACGCCAGGCAGAAGCTCAAGAACCTCCTCTTCGACGACGCGGCCCTGGAAGAAGTCCTCAGGACCGAGGGCACGGGGTCGCTGATCGACGTCGTGAGCCCCATCGACGGCGCCGTCGTCCTGCGGCACGCCGTCAAGGGCGAGGCGGTCCAGGCGACGGCCCAGCTCTTCGCCGTGGCCGACGGCTCCAGGATGTGGCTCTGGGTCGACGTCTACGAGGCCGACGTCCAGAAGGTGAAGCCGGGGCAGGCGGTCGGCTTCTCGATTTCGGGGACGGGCCCCGGGGACGGGCCCACCGCGAGCGGAGAGGTGACGTGGGTCGGCGCCGAGGTGAACGAGCAGACCAGGACGGCCCGCATCCGGGCCGAGCTCGGGAACCCCGACGGCCGCCTCCGGGCGAACCAGTTCGGCGAGGCGACGATTCAAATCGGCTCTTCCCACAAGGCCGTCGTCGTCCCGAAAGAGGCCGTACAGCGGAAGGACAAGGTCGAGGTGGTCTTCCTGCCCGAAGGGCGGGGGGTCTATCGGCCCCAGCGGGTGACCA